A stretch of DNA from Micromonospora sp. NBC_01813:
AGGCGCCGGCGCTGGGTGTCGGCGGTCAGCAGCAGCCGAGCCGGTCCACGCAAGGTAGTCCGGCTACGACCGGGCGCCCGGCGGCCGGACCGCCGGTGCCGGTGGCGAGCGCCCGCCGGGCCGCTGCGGCCGGCCAGGCGGTCAGCAGCAACGGGCCGTCGCGCAACGCTCCCTGCCCCTGTGGCTCGGGCAAGAAGTACAAGCGCTGCCACGGCGCTCCCGGCGCCTGACCACCGAACCGTCCACCGAACCTTCCCGGCGATCTTGCACTTATCGACGACATTTGTCCATATTGTCCGTCGATAAGTGCAAGATCGCCGGTGTGTTGGGGGGTGGCTGGCGTCAGATGAGCTGCACGGCGGTGCCCAGCCAGACGCCGGCCTGACGTTCGAGTCGAAACGCCAGCGCCCAACTGCGGCTGCTGGTGCCGAGCACCGCCGCGGTCTCCACGACACCGGCCATCGGCTCGCAGATCCGCAGCTGACGGACCCGGAGCAGCTCCTGTCGGCGGTCGCCCCGCATCGGTGGCCCCGGCCGTGCCGACGCTGGCTGCCCTGGCCGCGACGGTTGTGGCCCCCGCCCGCGCTGGCCGCCAGGCGGCCGGTCCGCCGTCCGGACCCGTTCGACGGCGGCGGTCAACTGCACGCAGATCGCCGATGCCTGCTTGGGGGTGGTGAGCCGGCGGCCGTGCGACACCGGGCGGAAGCCGTTGATGATCTCGACGCTCGCCGCCAGGAAGCGGTGTGCGGCCTGGCGGGCGTCGGGCGACGCGCCGGCCAGTGCGTCCGGCGGCAGGGCCGCCGGCCCGCCGTGCCCGGTGCCCGACCGGTCGTCGGGCGGCCGCGCCGGCTCGACCGAGGGCGGCCCGGACAGATCAAGTGCCAGCTGTACGCCGGGATGGACGCCGAAGTCGGCTGGCGCGTCGGTGAAGGGTGGGTCCAGTGGTGGCACGGGCCGCAGCCGGATGGGGGTCGCCTGATCCGGGTCGGGACAGTCATCCGAACTCCTGTTGATCTTGCGTTTGCCTTCGTTTGCTTTCGGCAGATCAATTTGAAGTCAGCATGACACTGTCCGTCAATGTCTCGCGGTGACGGTGATCGGACAACCTGGTCGGCCACCCGGCCGGCCGCGCCGATCGTGGGAAACCGGCTGCCGCCGGGCCGGCGTCGGGCCGCGCGGGGCCGGCTACTCGGGGTCGCGCTCGATCAGCGGGTTGCTCTGCACCCACTCGGCGGTCTCGGTGTACTTGCGTTGGATGTACTCCTCCAACTGGGCGCGCTCCACCCGCCACTGACCGCGCCCGCCGACCTTGATCGCGGGCAACTCGCCACTGCGGACCATGTGGTAGACCTGCGAGTCGGATACGTTGAGCTCCGCGGCGACGTCGGACAACTGCAGGAACCTCGGCTCCACGGTGACTCCCGGCTCGTCTACGTCGGTCGGTTCAGTGTGCCATCGCGGCTCGCTCGGACCCGCTGACGGCGTACATTGCATCAGCGACGACATCAGTGGGGGAGTAGCGTGCCCGACAATCAGCTCCGGGTCTATGTGCCGGCCACTCTGCCGGCGCTCACCACGCTGCGCGAGACCGGCCAACTCGCCGCCGACACCGCGCACACCGTCACGCCCGCGCTGCGCGAGTGGTACGTCGAAGGCGACGAGGAGGAGTTGGAGTACGTCGCCTTCACCCGCGCCGCGCAGGACGCACTGCGCCTACTGCACGACGATCCCACGGCACCCCGCCGGCGGGTCGTCGTCTCGGTCGACCTGCCGGCGGATGCGCTCAAGCGGTCCGTGTTGGAGTTGGGGTCGAGTGCCGTCGCGTTGGTCGGACCGATCGCCTTCGCCTCGGTCGCCGCCGTCCACGTCGACAGCGCCGAGGCGGTCGACGACGTGACGGCGGCCGTCACGGCGGTGACCCAGGCCACCGCCGGGGACCCGGACGCCCAGTTCGTCGTGGACGGAGCCGAGGACCACGAACTCGAGTGGTACGACGTGTCCGAGCTCGACCTGCTCTGCTGAACTCGGCCGGCCCGGCCCGGCCCCGGGGCGAGCCGAGCCGGGCTGGCGCCGGGTCAGCCCATGTGCGGGTAGCGGTGGTCGACCGGCGGCACGAACGTCTCCTTGATGGTGCGCGGCGACGTCCAGCGCAGCAGATTGTGTCGGGACCCGGCCTTGTCGTTGGTGCCACTGGCCCGGGCACCGCCGAACGGCTGCTGCCCGACCACCGCCCCGGTCGGCTTGTCGTTGACGTAGAAGTTGCCGGCCGCGTACCGCAGGATCTGGCCGGCCCGCTCGATCACCCGGCGGTCGGTGGCGAAGACCGCCCCGGTCAACGCGTACGGCGCGATCGCCTCGGCCTGCTCCACGACCGCCCAGAACTGGTCGTCGTCGTAGACCGACACCGCCAGGATCGGGCCGAAGTACTCGGTGGTGAAGACCTTGTGTCCGGGGTCGGTGCAGGTCAGCAGGGTGGGCCGGACGAACCAGCCGGTGCTGTCGTCGACGGTGCCACCGGCCAGCACCTGGCAGGACGGATCGTCGCGGACCTTGTCCAGCACGGCGGCGTGCCGGGCGAACGCCCGCTCGTCGATCACCGCCCCACCGAAGTTGGTGAAGTCGGCCACGTCGCCGTAGGCCAGCGACTCGACGGTGGCGACCAGCCGGTCCCGCAGCCCGGCCGTCCAGAGCGACTTCGGCAGGTACGCGCGGGACGCCGCCGAACACTTCTGCCCCTGGTACTCGTACGCCCCGCGAACCAGCGCGGTGTGCAGCGCGTCCGGGTCGGCGCTCGGGTGCGCCACCACGAAGTCCTTGCCGCCGGTCTCCCCGACCAGCCTCGGGTAGGAGCGGTACCGGTCGATGTTGTCCCCGACGGTACGCCACAGTTGTTGGAACACCCGGGTGGAGCCGGTGAAGTGGATGCCGGCCAGATCCCGGTCGGCCAGCGCCACCTCGGACACGGCCAGCCCGTCCCCGGTGACCATGTTGATCACGCCGGGGGGCAGCCCGGCGGCCTCGAACAGCCGCATCGTGAAGTGCGCGGCGAACTGCTGGGTGGGCGACGGCTTCCAGACCACCGTGTTGCCCATCAGCGCCGGTGCCGTCGGCAGGTTCCCGGCGATCGCCGTGAAGTTGAACGGGGTGATCGCGTAGACGAAGCCCTCCAGCGGTCGGTGGTCGAACCGGTTCCACACCCCCGGAGCCGACACCGGCTGCTCGGCCAGCACCTGCTGGCCGAAGTGCACGTTGAACCGCAGGAAGTCGATCAGCTCGCAGGCCGAGTCGATCTCCGCCTGGTAGGCGGTCTTCGACTGACCCAGCATGGTGGCCGCGTTCAGCGTGTCCCGCCACGGGCCGGCGAGCAGGTCGGCGGCGCGCAGGAACACCGCGGCCCGTTCGGCGTACGGCAGGGCGCGCCAGCCCGGCGCGGCCTGCTTGGCCGCCGCGACCGCTGCCTCGGCGTCGGCCGGCTCGGCGTTGCCGGTGACGCCGAGCACATGGCGGTGCCGGTGCGGCATGACCACGTCGACCGGCGCGCCGGCGGCCATCCGTTGCCGGCCACCGATGGTCATCGGCAGGTCGATCCGGGTCTCGGCGAGCTCGCCGAGCCGCCGGCTCAGGCTGGCCCGTTCGGCGCTGCCGGGGGCATAGTCGCGGATCGGTTCGTTGCGGGGGTCGGGGGTCGCGGAAACGGCGTCCATCACAAGCTCCTGGCGTGATCTCGACTACGTCGGGGAAAGGCGGACCCGCCGGGGCACCCGGTGGGGCGGCCACGACGGCGGGATCCGGCCCCATCGTCGCACGGCCGGCGGGCCGGTACGCCGATCCGCGTACCCTGGTCGGCATCGGGGGACAGCCCGTCGAGAGCAGGAGGGCGCACAGCGATGACCAGCCAGCCCGCACCGGCTGCCGCCGTACCACCGGCAGTTGACGACCTGGTGTCCGGCGGCCCGGCTTCGGACGACCCGAGCCCGGCCGTGTCCGCCTCCGACGGCTCAGCCTCCGAGGGCTCCGCGCCCGACGGGCCGCGTCCGGCTGGATCGGTCGCCGCGACGCTCGTGCTCGCCGCGTCGACGGTCGGCTGGCTCGGCCTGCTGATCCTGTCCGTGCTGGCCATCCTGGGTGTCGCGACGGACGGTGTGCTCACCGTGACCGAGACCGCGTACGGGCTGCCTGCGGTGATCTTCGCGGCGCTGGTCGCCGGGGCCGGAGTGGCCCAGGCCGTGCGGCGGCTGGCGGACCGCCGGCTCGGGCCGGCACCGGTGCTCAGGTTCGTCGCCGCGGCGGGCAGCGGCGCTGTCGTCGGAGCCGGCGCCGCCGCGGGAATGGTGCTCGGCGACGGACGTGGCGGGTCGGCGGTCATGATCCTCGGCTGGGCGTTGTTCGCCGGTGCCACGGTCGGCGGGACCCTGGCCGGTCTGCACCGCCGGGCCGGTCTGCTGACGGCGGCCGCTGCCGCCGCCGCGCTGGGCGTAGCCGTGCTGACCACCGGCCGTGAGCTGGCCAAGGGGCCGTTGCTGGAGCTGCTCGGAGCCGGTGACACCCCCGCGTCGGTGCTCGCCGCGCAGTCCCGTCTCGTCTGGGCGACCGCCCTGCTGGCCGGTGTCGTCGCCGGGCTGGTCGCGTTCGGCTACCTGCATCGCGCCCACCGGCGGGCCGACCAGGTGCCGCCGTGGCCCGCCTATCTGGTCGCGGGCGCGGGCCCGGGGGCTCTGCTGCTGGTCGCTGAGGTGATCACCCGGGTCGGTGGTGCCCAACTGCTCGGCCTGGCCCGTTCGTTCAGCGAGAGCGACGACACGTTCCAGACCATGGCGAACGCCGGGCGGATCAACTCGGCGCTGGTCGTGCTGTTCGTCGGCGCGTTCACCGCGCTGATCTGCTTCGGCCGGACCCTGCCGGCCCGGCCCGAAACCGGCGCCGACACCGACTGAGGCGCCGATACCGGAGGTAGGGGAGCCGGCGGGGTGACGTCGGTCGCTCCCGGGTTCGTGCCAAGCGTCGGGTGGCTGACGGCGTCGCGGCGCGGGGCGGCCTACCGTCAGCGGTGTGCATGGGCAGGATACGACGTGGCAGCCGTTGGGCGCGCGGTACCGGCTGGGCGCCCGGATAGCCAGTGGGGCGATCGGCACGGTGCACCGCGCGCACGATCTGCACGAGGACGTACCGGTGGCGGTGAAGTTGCTCCGGCCGGAGTCGGCCGAGCAACCGGATCTGGTGGAGGGTCTGCTCACCGAGGCCAGGTTGCTGTCCCGGCTGGACCATCCCAATGTGATCGGGCTGCGCGACCGGGTCGTCGACGGGGATCGGCCGGCGTTGGTGCTGGATCTGATCGACGGCGACGACCTGCGTCGCCGAGTACGCCGGGACGGACCACTGCCGCCTGCCGTGGCCGTCGACATCGCCGCTCAGCTCGCCACCGCGCTGGCGTACCTGCACGAACGGGACATCGTGCACGGTGATGTGAAGCCGGCGAACCTGTTGGTGCCGGCGGACGGTGGCCGGGTCCGGCTGATCGACTTCGGTGCGGCGCGGATCGGATCGGTCGCCCCGGCGGACAGGTCGACCCTGGGGACACCGGAGTACGTCGCCCCGGAGATCGTCGCCGGCGAGCCGGCGACCGCCGCCACGGACGTGTACGCCCTCGGAATCGTGCTGTTCGAGTTGCTGTGTGGACGTAGCCCCTACCGGGGTGGCCCTGCCGACGAGGTGCTCGCCCGGCACCGTCGGTGTGTGCCCGTACCGCCGCCAGGGCTGCCGCAGGCGGTGTGGCCGGTGATCGAGCAGTGCCTGGCGGCGGAGGCGGCCGGGCGGCCGGCCGCCGGTCTGCTCGCGGCGCGGCTGCGCGGTCTGGAACCGACACTCGACGGTAGGCCGGCGTTGCCCGCGTTGCCCGCTGACGCGGTCACCTGGTGGCCGCGCGGTGGGGCGCAGTCCACCGTGACCGGCAATGCCACGGTTGGCGGACCACGGTCGACGGCCGGTGGCGCGGCGGCTGCGGTGCCGGCTGCGGCGGGCGGGCGGGCGGCACCGCCGGCCGGGCCGGCGGGGTATCCCGGGCTGCCCGGAGTGCCCGTGCCGCTGCGGCGGCGGCTGCTGCGGGTCGGCGGTGCGGCTGGCGGTGGGGCCATGTTGCTGGCCACAGTGATCGGGCTCACACTGGCCGCCGGTCAGCAGCCCCCGGTGGTCGGACGGCCAGGGGCGGACCTGGTGCCGGCGGTCACCGCGACCGGCGATCCGGGGCTGCCGCCGGGTCGGGCCGCACAGGCGCAGCCGGGCGCCAGTGCGGCGTCGCCGGACGCGGCGGCACGACCTGACGCGGCGGCGGCAGGGCCTGGTGTGGGGGCAGAGCCTGGCCAGGGAGGGCGGGAACCGGCCGGCTCCGCAGGTCAGGTAGGTGCGAGCGGCCAGGTAGGTTCGAGCGGATCGGCCGGGTCCGGCGCGTCCGTCGGGTCACCGGAGTCGGCCGATCCGGGAGCCCAGCCCAGCTTTCCGGGTGATCCGGGTGGTGAGTTGGGCATCGGGATCGGCGATCCGGTGCCACAGTGGCCGGTGTTGCAGCCGGCCGGATCGGACACTCCGAACTAGTCAGAAGAAGCAGACTTCATGCTTCAAACTTCATCAATAGTCGCACAATGCCAGTGAGTAGTGGCGTGTACGATATCCTTTGTCCGTTTTACTCCCTGATGGTAAATATTGATCTTCCCTAGCGGACCGTCGTCCACAGACAGTGCACATTAGAACACGTTTGGTCGCGGATCGCGCCAAATCCTGGACGTAGAGGCGACAAAGTGGCAGCGTAGAGGGCATGGCGGATGTTCGTATCAATCCAACGGCAGCAGCCCTCCTTGGCCTGCTCCACGAAGGACCCATGACAGGTGGGCAACTCATGGCCGCGGCCGAGCGTCAGCTCGGTGCCTACTGGTCCATGACCCGTAGCCAGGTGTACCGGGAATTGCCGGTGCTGGCTGAGCAGGGTCTGGTCCGGCTCGGCAAACCCGGGCCCCGGTCCAGCCAGCCGTACGCGATCACCGCGGCCGGCAAGCGGGCGTTTCTCAAGTGGCTGGCCGACGCGCCGGGTCGCGACTCGGTGCGTAATCCGATCGCGCTTCGGGTCGCATTCGGCGGGCACCACACGGCGGAGCAACTGAAGACGGTCTACGCGGACGCGAGCGAGCACCACACCGAGGCGCTGGCCGCAGCCCGTGAGCAGGCACGTGAGGCGAAGAAGAACGGCGACACCTTCGGGGCCGCCGCACTCGAGTTCGCCGTCTCGTACCACAAGGCGGCGCTCTCCTGGCTGAAGACCGCTCCGGTGAGCTGACCGACCCCGCCAGCGACAGTGGGGCAGACCCGCCAGGGCGGCGGGTCGACCCGCCGGCAGCGGTCGATGGTGGTCACGACGTACTCTTGTCGGTTGTGACCAGTGCCGACTATGCCGACCAGCTTAAAGATCTTGACGCCACGCTTCGCCGGATCGAGGCGGTCATCGACATTGCTCGACTGCGCCGCGACCAGGCCGAGCTGGAGGAGGCCGCCTCCGCCCCCGACCTCTGGAACGACCAGACGCGGGCACAGGAGGTCACCTCCCGGCTGTCGTACGCCAACGCGGAGATCAGCAAGCTGGAGTCGCTGCGTACCCGGTTGGACGACGCGGGCCTGATGCTGGAGATGGCACAGGCGGAAGCCGATGCCGGCACGCTCGCCGAACTCGGCGTCGAGCTGGCCGGCCTGCACAAGGCGATAGAGGAACTGGAGGTCCGCACGCTGCTCTCCGGGGAGTACGACTCCCGGGAGGCGTTGGTGGCCATCCGGGCGGGGGCCGGCGGTGTCGACGCCGCCGACTTCGCCGAGATGCTGCTGCGGATGTACCTGCGTTGGGCGGAGCGGCACGGCTACCCGACGGAGGTGTACGAGACGTCGTACGCGGAGGAGGCCGGTCTCAAGTCGGCCACCTTCACAGTCAAGGCGCCGTACGCGTACGGGACCCTCAGCGTCGAGTCCGGAACGCACCGTTTGGTGCGGATCAGTCCGTTCGACAACCAGGGGCGGCGGCAGACCAGCTTCGCCGGCGTCGAGGTGCTGCCGGTGGTGGAACAGACGGACCACATCGACATCCCGGAGAACGAGATCCGGGTGGACGTCTACCGCTCGTCGGGCCCGGGTGGGCAGAGCGTCAACACGACCGACTCGGCGGTCCGGCTCACCCACGTCCCGACCGGCATCGTCGTCACCTGCCAGAACGAGAAGTCCCAGCTGCAGAACAAGGCCGCCGCGCTGCGCGTGCTGCAGGCCCGGCTGCTGGAGCGCAAGCGGCAGGAGGAGCAGGCGAAGATGGCCGGGCTGAAGACGGACGCCGCCGGCTCCTGGGGCGATCAGATGCGCTCGTACGTGCTGCACCCGTACCAGATGGTCAAGGATCTTCGTACCGAGCAGGAGACGGGCAACCCGACCTCGGTGTTCGACGGCGACCTCGACGCCTTCATCGAGGCCGGCATCCGTTGGCGCAAGCAGCAGGAACTGGCCGAAGACGCTCACTGAGCACCCCGATCGCGCCGATAGTGTTGGAGCGATTACTTTTCGTGTTCACAGTTTTTGTACAGCGTGTGACTGAGCCCATTATTTCGGGTGGTGTCCGGCCGGTCCGGACGGCTGATTTCTTGGTTTTCGTGGGGAACAGCTGGTACGAAACCTCGCGCATAACCGACATAGGAGACATCGGCCCTCAGGCTGGACTTGGCGTAGCGGTTACACCGCGTAGACTCACGACCCGTGATTGCGCTCGAGCAAGTGACGAAGACGTACCCGAAGGCGTCCCGGCCCTCGCTGGACAACGTGTCGGTCGCGATCGAGAAGGGCGAGTTCGTCTTCTTCATCGGTCCTTCCGGTTCCGGCAAGTCCACGATCATCAAGCTGTTGCTGCACGAGGTGAGCCCGAACAAGGGCAAAGTCGTCGTGAACAGCAAGGACGTCACGACCATGCGCTCCTGGAAGATCCCCAACTTCCGGCGCTCCATCGGCTGTGTGTTCCAGGACTTCCGGCTGCTGCCCAACCGCACCGCGTACGAGAACGTCGCCTTCGCCCTCGAGGTGATCGGCAAGACGAAGGCGGTCGCCCGGCGGGTCGTTCCCGAGGTGCTGGAGCTGGTCGGTCTCGGCGGCAAGGAGCACCGCTACCCACATGAGCTCTCCGGCGGTGAGCAGCAGCGGGTCGCGGTCGCCCGAGCGTTCGTGAACCGACCGCTGATCCTGCTCGCCGACGAGCCGACCGGAAACCTGGACCCGGACACCTCGATCGAGATCATGCGGCTGCTGGACCGGATCAACCGCACCGGTACGACCGTCGTCATGGTCACCCACGACTCCAACATCGTGAACCAGATGCGGCGCCGGGTCATCGAGATCGAGGCCGGCCGGATCGTCCGTGACCAGGCGCGCGGCGTCTACGGCTGACGGCACCTGGTCGCCGAACCCGTCGGCGGCAAGTACATGGTGACCCAGCAGGCCAGCGTGTGGTGACCAAGAACGACCATCCTGCGGCAGATCCGGAAGAGGAACCCGATGCGCGCGAAATACGTCCTGTCCGAGGTGATGGTCGGACTGTGGCGCAACGTGACCATGACCATCGCCATGATCATCACCATGGCGGTGTCGCTCACCATGCTGGGCGCGAGTGGCCTGATGTACCTGCAGGTCAACTCGATGAAGGACTTCTACTACGACCAGATCGAGGTCTCGATCTTCCTCGCCTCCGACGTCTCGGACGAGCAGCGCACCGGCCTGCAGAGCTCGTTGGACTCCGATCCGCTGATCACCACGGTGACCTACGAGTCGCGGGAGGAGGCCTACAGCCGCTTCCAGACCCTCTACGCCGACGCACCGGACCTGGTCAACGCGGTCAAGCCGGACCAGCTGCCGGAGTCGTTCCGGATCAAGCTGGTGGACCCGGAGGAGTACCAGGCGATCTTCGACAAGTACAACGGCACCGAGGGCATCGACGAGATCGTCGATCAGCGCAGACTGCTCGACAAGATCTTCAGCATCCTGAGCTCGGTGCAGAGCATGGCGCTGATCGCCGCCTCGATCATGGCGGTCGCGGCGTTGATGCTGGTCGGTAACACCATCCAGGTCGCCGCGTACAGCAAGCGCCGCGAGGTCGCGGTCATGAAGCTGGTCGGCGCCTCCAACTGGTTCATCCAGGCACCGTTCGTACTGGAGGCGGTCGTCGCCGGGCTGTTCGGCTCGATCCTCGGCTTCGGCGCGCTCGTACTGGGCAAGGTGCTGCTGCTCGACGGATCGCTGCGCGACCTCACCGAGTTGCTGACCCCGATCGAGTGGAGCAGCGTACTGCTGATGTTCCCGGTGATGGCCGGCGTCGGCGCCCTGGTCAGCGCGGTCACCGCATGGGTCACGCTGCGCTTCTACCTGCGGGTCTGACGCCCCCGGGCGGTGACGTCGATGCGCCCGCCGGCACCGAAAACCGGTGCCGGCGGGCGCATCCGTTCGCGGTAGGATTGCGCGGTCGCCGGGCAGGTCCGGCAGCTCGGGGCGGCCACGCACGACGGGTCGCGTCCGGCAGGGGTGGGAGGGGTAGGAATGCCGCGGGAGAAGGGGCGCAAGGTCGTCGCCTCGAATCGCAAGGCCCGGCACGACTACACCATCACCGACGTGTACGAGGCCGGCATGGCGCTCACCGGCACCGAGGTCAAGTCGTTGCGGTCCGGCCGGGCGTCGCTCGTGGACGCCTTCGCCCAGGAACGGCAGGGCGAGATCTACCTGTACGGGATGCACATCCCCGAGTACCTCCAGGGCACCTGGACCAACCACGAACCCCGGCGGACCCGCAAGCTGCTGCTGCATCGCACCGAGATCGACCGGCTGCTCGGCAAGCTGCGCGAGGGCGGCCTGACCCTGGTGCCGCTGTCGGTGTACTTCGCCGACGGCTGGGCCAAGGTGGAGTTGGCGCTGGCCCGGGGCAAGAAGTCCTACGACAAGCGACAGGACCTGGCCAAGCGGGACGCGGACCGGGA
This window harbors:
- a CDS encoding Rv3235 family protein; this encodes MPPLDPPFTDAPADFGVHPGVQLALDLSGPPSVEPARPPDDRSGTGHGGPAALPPDALAGASPDARQAAHRFLAASVEIINGFRPVSHGRRLTTPKQASAICVQLTAAVERVRTADRPPGGQRGRGPQPSRPGQPASARPGPPMRGDRRQELLRVRQLRICEPMAGVVETAAVLGTSSRSWALAFRLERQAGVWLGTAVQLI
- a CDS encoding helix-turn-helix domain-containing protein, which gives rise to MEPRFLQLSDVAAELNVSDSQVYHMVRSGELPAIKVGGRGQWRVERAQLEEYIQRKYTETAEWVQSNPLIERDPE
- a CDS encoding DUF6912 family protein, whose translation is MPDNQLRVYVPATLPALTTLRETGQLAADTAHTVTPALREWYVEGDEEELEYVAFTRAAQDALRLLHDDPTAPRRRVVVSVDLPADALKRSVLELGSSAVALVGPIAFASVAAVHVDSAEAVDDVTAAVTAVTQATAGDPDAQFVVDGAEDHELEWYDVSELDLLC
- the pruA gene encoding L-glutamate gamma-semialdehyde dehydrogenase, translating into MDAVSATPDPRNEPIRDYAPGSAERASLSRRLGELAETRIDLPMTIGGRQRMAAGAPVDVVMPHRHRHVLGVTGNAEPADAEAAVAAAKQAAPGWRALPYAERAAVFLRAADLLAGPWRDTLNAATMLGQSKTAYQAEIDSACELIDFLRFNVHFGQQVLAEQPVSAPGVWNRFDHRPLEGFVYAITPFNFTAIAGNLPTAPALMGNTVVWKPSPTQQFAAHFTMRLFEAAGLPPGVINMVTGDGLAVSEVALADRDLAGIHFTGSTRVFQQLWRTVGDNIDRYRSYPRLVGETGGKDFVVAHPSADPDALHTALVRGAYEYQGQKCSAASRAYLPKSLWTAGLRDRLVATVESLAYGDVADFTNFGGAVIDERAFARHAAVLDKVRDDPSCQVLAGGTVDDSTGWFVRPTLLTCTDPGHKVFTTEYFGPILAVSVYDDDQFWAVVEQAEAIAPYALTGAVFATDRRVIERAGQILRYAAGNFYVNDKPTGAVVGQQPFGGARASGTNDKAGSRHNLLRWTSPRTIKETFVPPVDHRYPHMG
- a CDS encoding serine/threonine-protein kinase, with amino-acid sequence MHGQDTTWQPLGARYRLGARIASGAIGTVHRAHDLHEDVPVAVKLLRPESAEQPDLVEGLLTEARLLSRLDHPNVIGLRDRVVDGDRPALVLDLIDGDDLRRRVRRDGPLPPAVAVDIAAQLATALAYLHERDIVHGDVKPANLLVPADGGRVRLIDFGAARIGSVAPADRSTLGTPEYVAPEIVAGEPATAATDVYALGIVLFELLCGRSPYRGGPADEVLARHRRCVPVPPPGLPQAVWPVIEQCLAAEAAGRPAAGLLAARLRGLEPTLDGRPALPALPADAVTWWPRGGAQSTVTGNATVGGPRSTAGGAAAAVPAAAGGRAAPPAGPAGYPGLPGVPVPLRRRLLRVGGAAGGGAMLLATVIGLTLAAGQQPPVVGRPGADLVPAVTATGDPGLPPGRAAQAQPGASAASPDAAARPDAAAAGPGVGAEPGQGGREPAGSAGQVGASGQVGSSGSAGSGASVGSPESADPGAQPSFPGDPGGELGIGIGDPVPQWPVLQPAGSDTPN
- a CDS encoding PadR family transcriptional regulator; the protein is MADVRINPTAAALLGLLHEGPMTGGQLMAAAERQLGAYWSMTRSQVYRELPVLAEQGLVRLGKPGPRSSQPYAITAAGKRAFLKWLADAPGRDSVRNPIALRVAFGGHHTAEQLKTVYADASEHHTEALAAAREQAREAKKNGDTFGAAALEFAVSYHKAALSWLKTAPVS
- the prfB gene encoding peptide chain release factor 2, which codes for MTSADYADQLKDLDATLRRIEAVIDIARLRRDQAELEEAASAPDLWNDQTRAQEVTSRLSYANAEISKLESLRTRLDDAGLMLEMAQAEADAGTLAELGVELAGLHKAIEELEVRTLLSGEYDSREALVAIRAGAGGVDAADFAEMLLRMYLRWAERHGYPTEVYETSYAEEAGLKSATFTVKAPYAYGTLSVESGTHRLVRISPFDNQGRRQTSFAGVEVLPVVEQTDHIDIPENEIRVDVYRSSGPGGQSVNTTDSAVRLTHVPTGIVVTCQNEKSQLQNKAAALRVLQARLLERKRQEEQAKMAGLKTDAAGSWGDQMRSYVLHPYQMVKDLRTEQETGNPTSVFDGDLDAFIEAGIRWRKQQELAEDAH
- the ftsE gene encoding cell division ATP-binding protein FtsE, yielding MIALEQVTKTYPKASRPSLDNVSVAIEKGEFVFFIGPSGSGKSTIIKLLLHEVSPNKGKVVVNSKDVTTMRSWKIPNFRRSIGCVFQDFRLLPNRTAYENVAFALEVIGKTKAVARRVVPEVLELVGLGGKEHRYPHELSGGEQQRVAVARAFVNRPLILLADEPTGNLDPDTSIEIMRLLDRINRTGTTVVMVTHDSNIVNQMRRRVIEIEAGRIVRDQARGVYG
- the ftsX gene encoding permease-like cell division protein FtsX, which gives rise to MRAKYVLSEVMVGLWRNVTMTIAMIITMAVSLTMLGASGLMYLQVNSMKDFYYDQIEVSIFLASDVSDEQRTGLQSSLDSDPLITTVTYESREEAYSRFQTLYADAPDLVNAVKPDQLPESFRIKLVDPEEYQAIFDKYNGTEGIDEIVDQRRLLDKIFSILSSVQSMALIAASIMAVAALMLVGNTIQVAAYSKRREVAVMKLVGASNWFIQAPFVLEAVVAGLFGSILGFGALVLGKVLLLDGSLRDLTELLTPIEWSSVLLMFPVMAGVGALVSAVTAWVTLRFYLRV
- the smpB gene encoding SsrA-binding protein SmpB; this translates as MPREKGRKVVASNRKARHDYTITDVYEAGMALTGTEVKSLRSGRASLVDAFAQERQGEIYLYGMHIPEYLQGTWTNHEPRRTRKLLLHRTEIDRLLGKLREGGLTLVPLSVYFADGWAKVELALARGKKSYDKRQDLAKRDADREIQRVVGRRGKGMD